From a single Sander vitreus isolate 19-12246 chromosome 2, sanVit1, whole genome shotgun sequence genomic region:
- the LOC144532826 gene encoding uncharacterized protein LOC144532826, producing the protein MESNLSCLSSLKEEDNVVYVQPHYKESYRLAIYALLCGGKEAYEEFLRAEQINHFLSEKEILFILENAELPVVEEEDFSEGKRATDEARPSTYFPTESDEEVPDLDLGWPEVSLEDMDTNISLLFNPPRQNTPTIKEVVRKQIQEARKFIAIAMDVFTDVDIFKEIITATLRGVVVYILLDEAQFKSFLTMSHRLGINIQDLKNLRVRTVQGQQYQCQSGVKFHGDLEQRFLMVDCRTVMYGTYSYTWSFEKINLSMVLVITGQLVGSYDEEFRRLYARSSLPVVLSREKSSVLYLRDTVGLKSPNSSQLSLHQIHTRPKVMHGMRSAQDDRFNNAAMMTRGLSVQERLHQSHCFDMGGNLLRGHSYGGELQNLNSMTRLRMGTKNIGVPVAPEKTGPNVRGGGDSLLTNRMSQQHIRHQTRYGADQNLIPFNSETSLNRWKIDTYFNDMDMPLDAAYEALSPMASPYSSHTGLNEHQSQLIHNRSRDIKSRMEEMRQKRLSLQEYSNLRQSQESLRSMYTTVERPKFVSLLRGLDMCQSVAELEPNTEKGCSLEPANPRDSEPNKGGNKREQTFTDGHRSASHYDVTMAQDRKTTQTYDWHEPLSRTTSAADLDMKLNDPSLKLSHLQPSGLQHPRAMESLTEIPEEKEGSRVNSSDSAAFKDENEEIHKDKKAVPKENTVKTSAPAESQRQDQARGRHGSVGKAAHSSGSAAPREGMKSISSEIQTVPKILNTSTGPQHAVEAKSSHMEIKQTQHEEPPLQRKNSLRMKVYSMLSPEEKKASKKDEKSLQRKASLRSSQNPSGSNQPLRADHSQAPPPEQTTKRGQLPSISRSQSSLGSQTETEKHKSPFQRLSPLRSSKKKTNPAGEPENQGSRNTLDNEGATVNHTRREKVYSRFEYYLSTDSVPQDKSITGASMLPSEKYRGSSPNNHDSGYPMYETQSGTDNKLGRFMQRVGNLIGKNK; encoded by the exons ATGGAGTCCAATCTGTCCTGCCTGTCTTCACTGAAAGAAGAAGACAATGTGGTTTACGTCCAGCCACATTACAAAGAATCCTACCGCCTGGCCATTTATGCCCTCCTCTGTGGAGGCAAAGAGGCCTACGAGGAGTTCCTCCGAGCCGAGCAGATAAACCACTTTCTATCAGAGAAAGAGATCCTGttcattttggaaaatgcagagttaccagtggtggaggaggaagacTTCTCTGAGGGGAAACGGGCCACAGACGAGGCCAGACCCTCCACCTACTTCCCAACCGAGTCGGACGAGGAGGTGCCCGACCTGGACCTGGGCTGGCCGGAGGTTTCGCTGGAGGACATGGACACCAACATCAGCCTGCTGTTCAACCCGCCCAGACAAAACACTCCGACCATTAAAGAAGTGGTTCGCAAGCAGATACAGGAGGCGAGGAAG TTTATTGCCATAGCGATGGACGTGTTCACTGATGTCGATATTTTCAAAGAGATCATCACTGCCACGTTGAGGGGAGTGGTAGTCTACATCCTACTGGATGAAGCCCAGTTCAAGAGTTTCCTCACCATGTCACACAGGCTGGGCATCAACATTCAAGACCTCAAG AACCTTCGTGTTCGGACGGTTCAGGGTCAGCAGTATCAGTGTCAGTCCGGGGTGAAGTTCCATGGAGATTTGGAGCAAAGATTCCTTATGGTGGACTGCAGAACAGTGATGTATGGAACATACAG ctaCACATGGTCGTTTGAGAAGATCAACCTCAGCATGGTCCTGGTGATCACAGGTCAGCTGGTTGGCTCTTATGACGAGGAGTTTCGAAGACTGTACGCTCGCTCCTCACTTCCTGTAGTTCTGTCCAGGGAGAAGTCATCTGTCCTGTACCTAAGAGACACTGTGGGCCTGAAGAGCCCAAATTCCAGCCAGCTTTCCCTCCACCAAATTCACACGAGACCCAAAGTAATGCACGGCATGAGGAGTGCTCAGGATGACAGGTTTAACAATGCCGCCATGATGACCAGGGGCCTGAGCGTGCAGGAGAGACTGCATCAGTCTCACTGTTTCGACATGGGGGGGAATCTGCTGCGGGGACACAGCTATGGCGGAGAACTGCAGAATTTAAACTCCATGACTCGGCTAAGGATGGGGACCAAGAACATCGGAGTCCCTGTTGCTCCCGAGAAGACAGGACCTAACGTGAGGGGGGGCGGCGACTCGCTGCTAACAAACAGGATGTCTCAGCAACACATTAGGCACCAGACTCGCTATGGAGCGGACCAGAATCTGATACCGTTCAACTCCGAAACATCACTCAACAGGTGGAAGATAGACACATACTTTAATGACATGGACATGCCTCTAGATGCAGCGTACGAGGCATTATCCCCAATGGCATCTCCGTATAGTAGCCACACAGGCTTAAACGAGCATCAGTCACAGCTGATTCACAATAGGTCGAGGGACATAAAGTCCAGGATGGAGGAAATGAGGCAGAAGAGGCTCAGTCTGCAGGAGTACAGCAATCTCAGGCAGAGCCAAGAGTCCTTGAGGTCTATGTATACGACTGTGGAAAGACCTAAATTTGTGTCTCTATTAAGAGGTCTGGACATGTGCCAGAGTGTGGCAGAATTAGAGCCAAATACAGAAAAAGGTTGCAGCCTGGAACCAGCCAACCCCAGAGACAGTGAGCCAAATAAGGGAGGCAACAAAAGAGAGCAAACTTTCACTGATGGCCACCGCTCTGCCTCTCACTACGACGTCACAATGGCTCAAGATCGAAAGACAACGCAGACGTACGACTGGCACGAGCCCCTTTCCAGGACAACCTCAGCTGCCGATTTAGATATGAAACTAAACGATCCATCGCTCAAGCTCTCTCATTTGCAGCCCAGCGGTCTCCAACACCCAAGAGCGATGGAGTCTTTGACTGAGATCCCTGAAGAGAAAGAGGGTTCACGTGTCAACAGTTCAGACTCAGCTGCATTTAAAGATGAAAATGAggagattcacaaagacaaGAAAGCTGTTCCAAAGGAGAACACTGTTAAAACCAGCGCACCTGCTGAATCACAGCGCCAGGATCAAGCCAGAGGAAGACATGGTTCTGTAGGTAAGGCAGCCCACAGCTCAGGCTCAGCTGCTCCAAGAGAAGGAATGAAATCAATATCCAGTGAGATACAAACTGTCCCAAAAATCTTAAACACTTCTACAGGACCTCAGCATGCCGTCGAAGCTAAGAGTAGTCACATGGAAATAAAGCAAACACAGCACGAGGAACCGCCCCTTCAGAGGAAGAATTCCTTGAGAATGAAAGTATATTCGATGCTTTCCccagaagaaaagaaagcatCTAAAAAAGACGAGAAGTCACTCCAAAGAAAGGCCTCACTGAGATCATCGCAGAATCCCTCAGGATCAAACCAACCACTCAGAGCAGACCATTCACAGGCACCTCCACCGGAGCAAACAACAAAGAGAGGTCAATTGCCGAGCATCTCCAGGTCGCAGAGCTCTCTCGGCAgtcaaacagagacagagaagcaTAAATCGCCATTCCAAAGACTGTCTCCTCTGCgttcaagcaaaaaaaaaactaatccagCAGGAGAGCCGGAGAACCAAGGCTCAAGGAACACTCTAGACAACGAGGGAGCGACTGTCAATCACACCAGAAGAGAGAAAGTCTACAGTAGATTTGAATATTATCTTAGCACTGACAGTGTTCCTCAGGATAAATCAATAACAGGGGCAAGCATGTTGCCCTCAGAGAAATACAGAGGCTCTTCCCCGAACAATCATGACTCTGGTTATCCAATGTATGAGACACAAAGTGGCACTGACAACAAACTGGGAAGATTCATGCAGCGAGTAGGAAATCTAATAGGAAAGAACAAGTAG